The nucleotide sequence TATGGCTAACCAGAAACACATTTTGGTTAATACTGACTATTGTGTATTCGTTCAAGAAATGCTGAGTGCCTCATTGGTGTACCGCTTAAAAACTTTTCTGGACTCTCGGGAAACTAATATCAGCGCCGAAGCTAGAAAAATGCAGTACTACCTTGAAGATGGTATGAATGGTTTACTGATGAGAATTGGCGATAAAGTAACAACTAATTAAAGTGGAAATTGACTACGGTCAATTTCCATTTTTTTATCCTTGCCAATAAATAATTCTCAAAAAGGGGTTTACTATTAAAAAATAATGAGTTAATATACTTGATAAATTAAAAGAACATTAAATAAAAGCACAGATAAGCGAGAGTAAACTATTAACCGTATTCAGAGAGTGACCGTTTGATGAAAGGTCATTACGTTTAATTCTTGAAAGTAGGCTTTGAGCTGTAGATGCGAACCTGAGTGTCTAATGGATGCCACCATTAAAAGGCCAGTGATTCCGGATCAGTCCGCGATCATTAAGGTTGAGTTTATTCTCAACAAAATTAAGGTGGTACCGTGCATCTAATGCGCCCTTCGATTTAATTCGAGGGGCGTATTTTTTTGTTCTTTTAAAAAAATAGGAGGTTTTACAATGCATAAATTACTAAGACAACTAACTGAAAACGCTGGGACAATTATTCCAGCAGCTGGTAACGGCAATACTTTACAAATCTTAAACGGCTACGAGTCCGCCACCATTTATTTAGACGGTACTCTGGCAGCAAACAATCTGCTAGCTGAAAATTCTCAGGGCCTATTGACATTGTCAGAATACTCAAAATTTCTCAGAGACATGCGCTTAAAAACTGACAAAATGTTAATTGCAGATTTACAGGCTGGGTTTGGCTCACCACTGAACACTTATTACGCTGCTCAAGAGCTAGAACGTTCAGGAGCAACCGCAATGATTTTGAACGATCAAACCTATCCCGCACACAGTAACTCACACCCCATTATCACATCTGCTGAAGATTTACTTGGTAAGACTAGAGCTGCACTAGATGGAATTTCAGAAGAATCGACGGAGCTCTGGGTCAAACTAGAAGGCATGAAAGAATTTGGGTTAGAAGAAATTCGTACTAGAATCAACTACCTAGCTAAAGCTGGTGCCCATGCGATCGTCATCGACCACTTCACTGATTATGAGTTGGCATCACTGACAAATGAACCTTCTCCGCTACCATTAATTGCAACTTGGACCCCAGATACCAATCAAATTGCTGGAATTACAGCTTGGTTAGACAAGGGATATTTGGAGAAACAAGCAACTGCAGCTAAAACCGCAGCACTAAACACAATTAATTATGGAGGCCTAGAATATGCAAAAAGATAATGAGATGCGCAAACAGTTTAAGAACATGGTAATGAGTGGCAAAATCGTCCGCATGATGGTTGCTCCTGATGCCCTAGCAGCAAAAGTTGCGGAAGCAAGTGGTGCCCAGGCGGTTTTCTCCGCTGGATATGCTTCCAGTGCATCGGCCTTAGCAATGCCAGACCGCGGAATCGCCGACTTCGGTATCACGTTGGAACGGTGTCGAGAAATTATAAATGCTGTAAACATTCCCGTTTTCGCTGACGCCGACACTGGTTATGGCGATGATGACAATATTCGTCGTACCGTTGAAAATTTTGAAGCCATTGGCGCTGCCGGTATCTTTATCGAAGACCAGACTTGGCCAAAGCGTTGTGGGCACATGGATGGCAAGACCGTTGAACCCACAGAAGTATTGGAACATAAAATTAGAATTGCTGAAGAAACCAGAAAACATGACGATTTCTTAATCATGTCACGGACAGATGCCCGCGCTGTTAATGGACTTGAAGATGCCATCAACCGTAGCAAACGTTACCGGGCAGCTGGTGCCGACCTGATTTTCATTGAGGCACCACAAAGCATCGAAGAATTGGAAACAATCCACGAAGCGTTCCCAGATACTCCAATGATGGCCAACATGATTGAAGACAGAAAGACACCACTTACCGAAACATCCGAGCTAGAACGACTTGGCTTTAACATTGTAGTTCACCCTAACGCTATGACCTACACTCAAGCATTCGCCGAAAAAGAGTTGATTGAAACCCTTAAGCGGGACGGAACCACCAAGGCTTTCAAGGACCATATGATTACGTTCCCAAAGTTCAATGAATTTGTAGGTCTCGATAAAGTTAACAACCGGGACGCAATGTACAGCCCTGAAAAAATGCACGCATATATGGATTAACAATTGGAGGTTATTATATGGAAGCAAGTTCAATTAAATTAGAAGCCGCGCTTAACAGCGCCAAGGAAACCCCACTGTTCTACAAAGTTTTTGCTCTAGCTGGCGCCGGAATGATTCTAGATGCAGCTGACGTTTACATGGCTAGTGCTATCAATAGTTCCCTAATCGCGAGTAAATTCGCGAGTATTAGCCAAGGATCGTTCTTCTTATCAAGTGGTTTCTTAGGACTATTTATTGGTTCAATTTTAGCCGGATACATAGGCGACTTTTATGGTCGTAAGCGCGCCTATCAGTTTAATTTATTACTGTTTGGCGCATTTACCTTACTATCATCAATCGCCCCAAACATGACAATTTTAATTTTATTTAGGTTTATTTCAGCCATTGGTCTCGGTGCCGAAATCGTCACCGGGTACGCAGTTGTTAATGAGTTTGCTCCAATAAAACGGCGTGGCCACTGGTCTGGAATGACAGCGATTGTTGCCAACACTGGTGCTCCAATCACCTTATTGATTGCGACCTTTATGATTCCACGATTTGGTTGGCGTTCCATGTTCATTTTAATTGGAAGTTTTGCAATCATTCTTTGGTTTCTGAGAAGACATTTCCCAGAATCTCCCCGTTGGCTACTAGCTAAAGGTAGAACCTCTGAAGCTAACGAAATAATTGAAAAACTAACTCAACGTGGACTGTACGAGGAAGGCGAACTCAAGGATAAAAACGAACCAGCTGTTCATATCAGTTTTTCTAAGGGATTATTTATTGCCGTTATTGCGGTTAGTGCAACTCTGCTCTGCCAATACACATTCACTTCATGGGTACCAACGTTGCTATTAAAACAAGGGATCGACATCGTTGGTTCAATCGGTTTTTCAGCAATTATGATGATTGGCGCCCCAATTGGTTCTGCAATCGGTGCACTATTAATTGATAAGACTGGTCGAAAAAAGTTAATTATTTCAGCATTTATCTCAACCGCAATCTTAGGAATCGCATATCCATACGAACAAACTACTGCAGGCACCCTAATCAATGGTTTCTTATTAACAATCACGCTCTACATCCTAGTTGCCAGCGTTGTTAGTATTTACACCAACGAGCTTTTCGAAACCTCACACAGGTTTAGGGGAGCAGGAATTGCGAATGGAACATCTAAGCTGCTAAACGTTTTAATGCCAACGACCGTTGCCTTCTTGATTACTCAGATTTCAACTTCGTTTATCTTCTACGGGATTGCTGCATTAGCAATCATCGCTTCGATAATCATTGGAATTTTTGGACCAGAAACGGATCAAAAAGCCATCAAGTAACAAAAAAGTCATTTCAACAGACCGTTGAAATGACTTTTTTCTATCTCTTATAATCTTTTCGATACGCAATTCCCACCATTACCAAGTTCACAATCACTAGTAGCGTGGTCATCAAGAACACATGACGATAATCAAAGATTCCAGCAACCCCTGAAGCTAACATTGGTCCCACCACACACCCAAATGCTTGAGCAGATTGGTAGTAACTAAAGATTCGGCTCACAGATTGAGTTGGTGATTCAAGGGTCAGGACAGTTTGGACAACCGGCAACAAGGCAGCGTCCGCGATCCCGATAAGGAACCTGAGTACCCCTAAGAATCCAACTGAAGTTACAAAAAACATTGGGAAGAACACAATTCCTGAGAATGCTAATCCCCACAACAGCACTTTTTGCGGACCAACTCGGTCACCTAACTCACCTAATTTAGGAGCTGAAAACAACGTGGCAATTCCAGGTAGAGCCGCAATGATTCCACTCATAAAAGCAACATTCCCATGACCATGCATCAATTGTTTAACAAACAAACTGATGATTGGGTTAATTGAGTTGGTGGCTGCTTGAATAAGCAATGATGAAGCAAACATCGCCCACACCACCCGTTTATGAGCAATCCCAGCAAAGGCTTCCTTGATTCCACTTTTCGCCTTCTTAGCAATCGGGGTAAAGTTTTCCTTCACAAAGAACAGGGTCACCATCGATGCACAGAACATCATAAACCCAAAGATGAAAAACGGAATCCGATAGCCAAACATTCCAGCAAGATAACCACCAATAATCGGACCAATCAGCTGACCACCGACAGTTCCCGTGGTCATTTTCCCCATCGCTGAACCACTTTTGTCACTAGGAACTTCACTCGCAACCAACGCATAGGCGTTATTAATGTAACCAGAGAAGGTTCCCTGAATTGCCCGAATGATGATAAGTACCCACACATTTGGTGAAAAACCCGTTAGTGTAGCGCTAATCGTCATTCCAAACGCTGCTCTTAGCAACATTGGTTTACGGCCAGTTCTATCAGCTAAGTTCCCCCATAGTGGCGAGACAATTGCTTGGGATAAGAAGGTCACTGCAAAGGCAGCCCCCGCATATAAAGTTAGTTCCCACTTGGGAAAGTTTCCCATTTGGGAGATAAATAGCGGCAGGAAGGGCAAAGACATGCTTGCTCCAGCCCCCGTCGCAAAGTTTCCAAACCACAACGCTCGCATGTTTCGTTGCCACTGTGGTGTGCTGCTGTTACTCATAAAAGATGAACCTTTCTATTTAAAAATCGAGTCAAACAATAATTGAGTATAAACGTTTTTAACAAAAAATAAAGGGGCTTACCCATGGCTGACCAACGTCAACTCGGATAAGTCCCTTCGACTTGAATTATTTTTTAGTTAATTGTTGTTGCAACCACTGACTAATGTAGTAGCCAAATTGTTGGTAAGTTTGGCTAGTTGGATGAACCCGGTGATCATAGTATTTTTGGTAGAAATTTGTCTTATTGATGAAGTATGGGTGAGCCTTAGAAATATTATAGGTAGGAATTCCTAACTTTTTATAGGTCTGCGCCATCCCTCTTTGTAGTTCTGGGAAAGTGTAACCACCAATTCCGACTCTAGTGTTGATATCACTAAAATCAAATCTAGGTAGTGGAATAATCCCATAAATTTTTATTTTAGGATTTTGCTTTCTGATATATTTGATTGCTTGCGTCATCTTTGCCTGTACCTGCTTAAGACTAGCAGTGCTGTGGCGATAATCATTAGTTCCGTATTCAATCACTAACACATTAGGATTCTTAAAATTAATGGTTGGCAAAATTGTGAACAGATCGTTGAAATTATGACCCGTTACTGACGAACGAACGTGACCCTGCTTGTGGACCTTAGCTTGTAGATACTTATGAACCCACAGCGGGAAACTGGCATTTTTATAGTTGTAATAACCGTTATAACCCTTAGTAATTGAGTCACCCATAAATAAGATGGTGTTCTTCTTCATGCTTGCGGTGTTAGGCAATGCCACTCGATAGTGTCGATTAACAACAGTTGCGATTGCCTTGCGTGGTACAACCAACTTTTTAGTTTGATTACCACTTTGGACTTCATAAAGATCGCCAGCAACAGACTTACCAACTGCATACCACACCGTCTTGGGGTGGGTCATAGTTAGTTTTTTATCCTTAACGTAGACTGGAATCGCGTCCATTTTACTGAACTCAACTTGATTTAATTTTTTAACTGTTTGCTGGCGTGCACTTGCGGGTGCGTGCGTGGTAGCCCCGCCTGACACAACCGGGTAAGTTGCGCAAACCAATAAAGCACCCAGGCTAATAATTGCCTTGCTGATAAACTTGCTCTTCATTATTAAACTCTCCCAAAACTGTTTCATTAACATTTATATATACTACCAAAATCCCCAATTAATGTGAAGAACTTGTCACAGAATTCAGGCTCAATATCTTGACAATCAGATTAAGAAGTGATTTCACAAAGATTACATTGAGTAAAACGTTGATATGTTAGGGATAATCCAACTTTTATTTTTTGCTTGTTAAACCGCTTACATCACTTTATACTTAAAGCAATCACATAAGGAGGGTTCACAAGATGACTCACAAAAATAGATATGCAATTATTGGATTATTAGGTATGCTTTCCGTTTTATTACTGATCGTAACCGGCTGTGGAAAATCAAATTCCAGCAAAGCACCAATTACCGTGGCCACGTCAGGGACACTTTACCCCACTTCATTTCACGATGAAAAATCAAATAAGCTGACAGGATTTGACGTAGAGGTTGTTCGAGCCGTTGCCAAAAAACTCGGTCGTAAAGTTGAGTTCAAAGAAATGAACGTTGCTGGTCAACTAACAGCTGTCAAGACCGGTAAAGTTGACATGGCTGCTAATGATTTCTCAATCTCTCCTGCTAGAAAGAAGCAATTCGTACTATCTACCCCATACAAACACTCATGGAACAGTATGGTAGTTCGGAAAAAAGATAATTCTGGCATCCATTCATGGGCTGACATCAAGGGCAAAAAAGCTGCCGGTGAAGCAGGAACCAGTTACCAAAAGTTGGCAAAACAATTGGGAGCAAAAACCGTTAACTACGATAACGTTGCTAACTCAGTTTATTTAAAGGACGTCAAAAATGGACGGACCGATCTAATTATGAATGACTACTACCTACAAAAACTTGCCCTTTCAGCTGTGCCAAATAATGGTTTGAAGATTTTAACCAACATGTTCTTCACTACCAATGATGATGGTGCTGGAACCGGGATTTTAATGAAGAAGAGCAATACTAAATTAGCAAAGCAAGTTAACAAAGCTCTCAAGGAATTAAAAAAGGACGGCACTTTAAAGAAGATTTCTATGAAGTACTACAAGGCAGACGTAACCAAGAAGCCTAACGTGAAGATTTCTCGGAACTTTACGATTAAATAGTAACCAGGTGATTTGATGTCGATTCTTCACTATCTATCAATCCCCAACTTTTTCGACGCTCCATTAGCTTTCAACTCGGTACCAAAAATTCTCGCTGGGTTTCCGTTATCGATTATCCTAACAATCATCAGTTTTATTCTGGCCTTGACCTTAGGACTTTTGTTGACACTAGCTCAACTTAGTAAACGTAAACTTTTTCACCGCCTTGCAAGAGCCTTTATCTCCTTCATGCGTGGTGTACCAATGATCGTGGTTTTGTTTGTCGTTTACTTTGGATTCAATACTGCTGCATTACCAGCTGCAATCATTTCGTTTAGTATCGTCAGCAGTGCATTTGTCTCCGAAGTCTTTCGGTCCTCATTTATGGCCGTGGATACTGGTCAGTGGGAGGCAGCCTACTCACTAGGTTTGTCGTACCGAATTGTGGTGGCAAAAATCGTGTTTCCACAGGCTTTTCGAATTGCAATCCCAGCTTTAGGAAATATTTTATTGGATCTGTTTAAAAGCACGTCACTTGCAGCAATGATCACCGTCAGTGAAATGTTCATGAATGCACAGATTGTTGCTGGCGCCCATCAGGACTACATGACGATCTACTTAACGATTGCCGTGATTTACTGGTTCTTCTGTTGGTTGTTGACGGTTGGACAGACGATGTTGGAGAAAAAGTTGGCATAACCAAAAACCGCAAACCTCGCTTGAGGTTTGCGGTTTTGTCTTCGTCTTTATAGTTCTTCTTCTCGGTACTTAACCAAATCAGCGGTGATTGCTTTAGTACTTGGATAGATTTGCTTATAAATTTCATGAAGTCGTTGATATTTTTTAACGTTGTCAGGTTTTGGTAGAAATACATCCTTAAATGACACAAAAGTCTTGGTACATTCCTGAACGTCTTTGAACCAGCCCAACCCGACAGCCGCAAGCATTGCTGCCCCAAGGCCAGGTCCCTGTTCATTTTTAAGGGAAACCACCTTAACGTTGAAAATATCGGCCTGAATTTGTTGCCAAAGCGGACTCTTTGCCCCACCACCGATTGAAACGACAGTGTCGAACTTGGCTCCATTTTCTTCGTAAATGTCCATAATATCTCTGAACGAAAAGATGATGCCCTCTAGGACAGCCCGAACAAAGTCATGCCGCTTATGAATTCCATCAATTCCAATAAAGCTACCACGGATATCAGCATCTGCATAAGGTGCTCGTTCACCAACAATATATGGTGCAAATAACAGACCGTTTGCACCTACTGTTGACTCAGCCGCACTTTCAACAACTGAAGTAAAATCTTCGTTTTCAGCAAACGTCTTCTTAAACCAACTTAATGAAAACCCAGCGGCCAAGGTAACTCCCATTGAATAAAACGCATCCGGAATCGCATGATCTTCATACTGCAGAACCCCACGGTAATTAGTTTCCTTTTGTGGCTCATACTTTAAAATTACTCCGGAAGTCCCAATACTTGAAAGCACCTTAGTTGGCGAATCGATTCCAGCGCCGACTGCTCCGCAAGCATTGTCTGCACCACCACCAAATGTTTTAGTGGTTGTCGATAACCCAGAATACTCTGAATATGCTGGGGTAATGTTGCCAGTTTCATCAATCGAACGAACCAGTGGTGGACAGAGCGATTCTGGAATATCGAACGCCTCTAGAATTTCTTGGCTCCATTGTTGGGTATCGACATCCAGCATTACCGTTCCAGTAGCATCGGAATAATCCATTGCCAAGTTCCCAGTCATTCTAAACCTGAGGTAGTCCTTAGGGAGCAACATTGTTTTTGCCTTAGCAAAAATTTCAGGTTGATTTTCTTTAACCCACAGCAGTTTGGGTAAAGTGAAACCTTCGAGCGGTTTGTTATGAGTGATGTCGATAAATTTTTCGCCCATCTTAGCCAAAATCTCCTCGCACTGTTTGGTCGAACGAGTATCATTCCAAAGCATGGCTGGACGCAAAACTTCGTTGTTCTCATCCAAAAGGACTAGCCCATGCATCTGACCAGAGTAACTGATACCGGCAATGTCTTCCGGCTTGATTTGATCATTTAAAATTAACCGTACAATAGAAACTGTGGTTGCGCTAACCCAGTCCTCTGGATCTTGTTCTGCATAACCTGGTTTGGGTTGTTGGAGGGGGAAATCCATTCCCTCTTGAGCAATAATTGTTCCGTCAGCAGTTACAGCCGAAACTTTTACTGAGCTAGTTCCTAAATCAACTCCAAGAACACACTGTGCCATGTTAATTACCTCCCTTATCAAAAAAGGATGGAAGGTTAATTCCATCCCTTTTGAAAATATTGTTTTTAGAAGAAAGATTCATTTGTTACTAATACTTGTAGTGATTACTTTGAAAGTGTGTCAATGATGTAATGGTTAATTGTGTCCTTAACTCTTTCAAGATGATCTGATGAAGTTGCGTCACGCAATTCCTTTTGGGTCTTGTCTAATGAGTAGTCTTCAAGAGTCTTCATGTCGGCCTTACCACTTTCAATGTCAGCACCGATACCACTGTTGTATGAACTATAGCGTTCCTTAACGATGTCTTCAAGAACACCGTCTTCCTTCATCTTGTTAGCAACTCTAAGTCCAGCAGCAAATGTATCCATACCAACAATATGACTGTAGAATAGGTCATTTGCTTCAAATGATGAACGACGAGGCTTAGCATCAAAGTTTAATCCACCACGAGGGCCAATTCCGCCTGCTTCAACGACTTCATACATCGCTCCTACTGCTTCGTACAAGTCTGAAGGGAATTCATCAATATCCCAACCAATCAACTTGTCTCCTTGGTTTGCATCCAATGAACCAAGCATACCGGCTTCGCGTGCAACACGAATTTCGTGTTGGTACGTATGACCTGCTAAGTTAGCATGGTTACCTTCAAGGTTAAGCTTGAAGTCTTTATCCAAACCGTATTCCTTCATAAATGAAATAGTAGTAGCGGCATCGAAATCATATTGATGAGTTGATGGTTCCTTTGGTTTTGGTTCAAGTAGCATTTGAGCATCAAAGCCAATTTCATTAGCGTAATCTTTTGCCATGTGGAACAACTTAGCTGCATGCTCTTGTTCCATCTTCATATCAGTGTTCCACAGTGATTCGTAACCTTCACGGCCACCCCAGAATACGTAGTTTTCAGAACCTACACGCTTACCAATTTCAAGACTGTGTTTTAATTGGGCAGCTGAGTAAGCAAAGATGTCAGCGTATGGTGATGTACCTGCACCTGAAACAAAACGTGGGTTTGTGAACATGTTTGAAGTATTCCAAAGAACCTTCATACCACTTGTCTTTTGATTTTCCACAATCTTGTCAACAACTTTATCCAAGTTCTTGTTAGTCTCACGAAGGGTATCGCCTTCTGGAGCTAAATCACGATCATGGAATGCTAAGTAGTCAACACCCAATTTGTCGTAAAATTCAAAAGCATAGTCAACTTTTGCAAGTGCTTGATCCATTGGATCTGAGTACTTGTCATATGGACGAATTGCAGTTCCATCACCAAATGGGTCAACTAAACGTTGATCAAATGTGTGCCAGTAAGCAACTGAAAAGCGCAACCAGTCACGCATCTTCTTACCACCAATAACTTCATCAGGGTTGTAGTATTGGAAAAAGTTTCCTGACTTTAAATCTTTTGTTCCTTCATATTTAATTTTATCAATATCCCAGTAACTCATAAGATAGCCTCCAAGTTATTTGTTTTATTTTTAATTAGTTTGTCTATCCAACCAACTTACAAATTTAATTATAAAAGGCTTGATCATTTTTTGCAAGCCTTTTCATAATTTTATTTTTTATAATTCTTTGTAATCGAAATAATCAAATTCAGCGGGCTCGTCATATCCCGCATAATCGACAGCTGCTAAGCCAACAAATGCACCAGTAAAAAATCCACCATATGTTTGTAGCACATAGTCATCAGATAAAACCGCTGCATCTAATTTAACAGGTACCTCTTTCCATTCTTTACCATCAAACGAATATTCATAGGTATATGTTTGTTTTCTAACTTTAGTCCTGAAGTACACAGCTTCAATATTGGCAGGGATACTAATTGCGTCTTCTTTCAAATAAGACGTATAGTTTCCACGATTATTTTCAGCAACTTCAATAACTCGTCCCTTGTTTTCATCAAAAGTAACAAAGATCCATGACCAATGTTTATCATTATAGAAGTTAGTTAATCCCGCCATTTGCTGGTATGAGAACGGATTAAATTTAACTTTTGTTTCAGCATCAAAATTAAACGCTTGCCATCTACTTGCAACCAGTGATACATCAAAGGTACTTGCTAGTGAATTTTTTCCAACTAGTCTTAAATTTCCGCTACCAGTCGAACCCATTTCAGCATTGAAAGGCACCCTTAATGTGTTCCAATCGTTATCCAATACGTCATCGTCAAAATCATCGTGGCGAGAATGGTCCAACGGAGCATCAGTAATAATCGCATCTTTAGGCGCATCAACCTCAACTTGTCCGCCGTGTCCTCCAACTATTCTTGGCCAGCCTTCATCATCCCACTCAACTTTCTGAATTGATGTTTCTCTACCCAGCGTGCTCCAGCCACGAGGATCATACGCTGACTCATTATCATGATTCCATGGTCGTGAGCTTAACGATGCATAGTACCACTCCCCGCCCGGTGTACTAACAAGTGCACCATGCCCTTGTTTTTGAATTTCCAAATCGGGAGTATCAAAGTTTGTTAAAAACACTTCTCCAGGTTCTGTAGCAAATGAATCAGCATC is from Lentilactobacillus curieae and encodes:
- a CDS encoding glycoside hydrolase family 43 protein gives rise to the protein MKINNPVLPGFNADPSIIRVDDTYYIANSTFEWFPGVRLHESKDLVHWNLLPSPLSTTELLNMKGNPASGGIWAPDLSYSDGQFWLVYTDVKVTEGAFKDMTNYLTTAKDINGPWSSPIRLNGVGFDASLFHDEDGRKYLVQQTWDHREYKHPFNGITLTEYDVSTKKLKPETARTIYYGTKVKLVEGPHIYQKDGYYYLFAAQGGTVFTHQEVVARSTSLDADSFATEPGEVFLTNFDTPDLEIQKQGHGALVSTPGGEWYYASLSSRPWNHDNESAYDPRGWSTLGRETSIQKVEWDDEGWPRIVGGHGGQVEVDAPKDAIITDAPLDHSRHDDFDDDVLDNDWNTLRVPFNAEMGSTGSGNLRLVGKNSLASTFDVSLVASRWQAFNFDAETKVKFNPFSYQQMAGLTNFYNDKHWSWIFVTFDENKGRVIEVAENNRGNYTSYLKEDAISIPANIEAVYFRTKVRKQTYTYEYSFDGKEWKEVPVKLDAAVLSDDYVLQTYGGFFTGAFVGLAAVDYAGYDEPAEFDYFDYKEL